One genomic segment of Flectobacillus major DSM 103 includes these proteins:
- a CDS encoding SDR family oxidoreductase translates to MNKLSNKIAIVTGGNSGIGYAAAQELISAGASVIITGRNKDSLATAAQELNAKAIATDHADLKSIDALVEEVKATYGKIDIIFLNAGIAAFAPLESASEAHYDSIMDINVKGVFFTLQKFLPILNDGASIIFNTSINAHVGMPNSSVYAGSKAAILAFNKVFATELAPRKIRVNAISPGPVETPLYGKLGLGHEEIAGFGEVLGKKILLNRFGQSSEIGKAVVFLASSDASFITGTELVVDGGLLVNPIVG, encoded by the coding sequence ATGAACAAATTATCAAATAAAATCGCCATCGTTACTGGAGGTAACAGCGGAATCGGATATGCAGCAGCTCAAGAATTAATTTCAGCAGGGGCAAGCGTAATTATTACAGGAAGAAACAAAGATTCCCTTGCAACAGCAGCTCAAGAGCTTAATGCCAAGGCAATTGCAACCGACCACGCAGATTTGAAATCAATCGATGCCTTGGTTGAAGAAGTAAAAGCAACTTATGGTAAAATTGATATTATCTTCTTGAATGCTGGTATTGCAGCCTTTGCTCCTTTAGAATCTGCCTCAGAAGCACACTACGATAGTATTATGGATATTAATGTGAAAGGAGTATTTTTTACATTACAAAAATTCTTACCTATTCTCAACGATGGAGCTTCTATCATATTTAATACCTCTATCAATGCACACGTAGGAATGCCGAATTCAAGTGTATATGCTGGTAGCAAAGCTGCAATATTGGCTTTTAATAAAGTATTTGCTACCGAATTAGCTCCGAGAAAAATACGAGTAAATGCTATTTCTCCTGGTCCAGTTGAAACTCCGCTTTATGGAAAATTAGGTTTAGGTCACGAAGAAATAGCTGGTTTTGGTGAAGTGCTTGGTAAAAAAATCTTATTGAATCGTTTTGGACAGTCAAGTGAAATTGGTAAAGCCGTTGTATTCTTGGCTTCTTCTGATGCTTCGTTTATTACTGGTACTGAGCTTGTTGTTGATGGAGGGTTATTGGTTAATCCTATTGTAGGTTAA
- a CDS encoding NIPSNAP family protein, with amino-acid sequence MKLSITKTSIFNIITVALLFAWTFPSVAFAPRRDFYQLKIYHLKTKDQEKRLDSFLENAFLPALHRLGISKVGVFKPIVAADAPEPTEQLVYVFIPFKSSDDFLKLDKKLAADKQYALDGQDYLDAAYNNVPYARIESILLSAFVDNPQFNLPALSSPKSERVYELRSYEGPTEKLYLNKVDMFNRGGEVALFKRLGFNAVFYGEVISGGQMPNLIYMTTFENKASRDEHWKAFSSDPTWKKLSAMPEYQHNVSKNDTRFLRPTDYSDI; translated from the coding sequence ATGAAATTAAGTATCACCAAAACCAGTATTTTCAATATTATTACTGTTGCACTACTATTTGCTTGGACTTTCCCTTCGGTAGCTTTTGCTCCTCGTCGTGACTTTTATCAACTCAAAATCTATCATCTTAAAACAAAAGACCAAGAAAAACGTCTTGATAGTTTTTTGGAAAATGCTTTTTTGCCTGCTTTACACCGTTTGGGGATTAGTAAAGTGGGGGTATTTAAGCCTATTGTAGCCGCCGATGCTCCTGAGCCTACCGAACAATTGGTATATGTATTTATTCCTTTCAAATCGTCTGACGACTTTTTGAAACTTGATAAAAAGCTAGCAGCCGATAAACAATATGCTCTTGATGGACAAGATTATCTGGACGCTGCTTATAACAATGTTCCTTATGCTCGTATCGAGTCGATTTTGTTATCTGCATTTGTCGATAACCCACAGTTCAACTTACCAGCTTTAAGCTCACCAAAATCGGAAAGAGTATATGAATTGAGAAGTTACGAAGGCCCTACCGAAAAATTGTATCTTAACAAAGTCGATATGTTTAACCGAGGGGGTGAAGTAGCTTTGTTTAAACGCCTTGGTTTCAATGCTGTATTTTATGGTGAAGTTATTTCGGGCGGACAAATGCCTAATTTGATTTACATGACAACTTTTGAAAATAAGGCTTCCAGAGATGAGCATTGGAAGGCTTTTTCAAGCGACCCTACTTGGAAAAAGTTATCTGCAATGCCTGAATACCAGCATAATGTGTCAAAAAATGACACTCGTTTTTTACGTCCAACTGACTATTCTGATATTTAA
- a CDS encoding helix-turn-helix domain-containing protein produces MEKLTSITQFNTIRGQITHHPMMTVLDQSQSCMVWSKPYLSELFIIFLKDIRCEDFKYGRTHYDYEGDTLLFISPGQIFGIESVEEKMIQPTGGAIAFHPDFIRGTHLGKTISSYPFFHYHSHEALHVSLLEKEMIVDNMQKIRQELECRIDKHSRMIIISAIELLLSYCTRFYDRQFITRENLNRDVLVRFEQLLYEYFQSEKPQLLGTPTVSYCAEQLHFSANYFGDLIKKETGKTAQEYIKDKIIEISKERILDISQSISEIAYELGFIHPPHFTRLFKQKVGISPVEYRSISV; encoded by the coding sequence ATGGAAAAACTGACCAGTATAACCCAATTTAATACCATTAGAGGACAAATAACGCACCATCCGATGATGACGGTTTTAGACCAATCCCAATCTTGTATGGTATGGTCAAAGCCCTATTTATCAGAGTTATTTATCATCTTTTTGAAAGATATTCGTTGTGAGGATTTCAAATATGGACGTACTCATTATGACTATGAAGGAGATACGTTATTGTTTATTTCGCCAGGACAAATATTTGGTATTGAGTCAGTTGAAGAAAAAATGATTCAGCCAACAGGAGGGGCGATAGCCTTTCATCCTGATTTTATCAGAGGTACACATTTAGGAAAAACGATTTCGAGCTACCCTTTTTTTCATTATCATTCTCATGAGGCTTTACACGTCTCGTTGCTTGAAAAAGAAATGATTGTAGACAATATGCAGAAGATAAGACAAGAATTGGAATGCCGAATCGACAAGCATAGCCGCATGATTATAATTAGTGCTATTGAGCTATTGCTTAGCTATTGTACACGCTTTTATGACCGCCAATTTATTACAAGAGAAAACCTTAATCGAGATGTTTTAGTCAGATTTGAGCAACTACTTTATGAGTATTTTCAATCCGAAAAACCACAATTACTCGGAACACCCACGGTAAGTTATTGTGCCGAACAACTACATTTTTCAGCTAATTATTTTGGAGACTTAATAAAGAAAGAGACAGGAAAAACAGCACAAGAATATATCAAAGACAAAATTATTGAGATTTCAAAAGAGCGTATTTTAGATATATCTCAGTCAATCAGTGAAATAGCCTACGAGTTGGGTTTTATACATCCACCGCATTTTACACGATTATTTAAACAAAAAGTCGGTATTTCGCCTGTAGAATATAGGTCTATATCAGTGTGA
- a CDS encoding putative quinol monooxygenase codes for MRTLFLILALALMTHLAVNAQTTPYSSMMVRIAEIEIDSTYLDEYMAILQEESSMSVKLETGVISIFPMFQKDHPTTFRLLEIYASKEAYQSHLKTPHFLHYKKATLHMVKSLKLVEMSTLDPKSMPLIFSKMK; via the coding sequence ATGAGAACATTGTTTTTAATACTAGCCCTCGCATTAATGACCCATTTAGCCGTAAATGCACAAACAACGCCCTATTCAAGTATGATGGTTCGTATTGCCGAAATAGAGATTGACTCTACTTATTTGGACGAATATATGGCTATTCTGCAAGAAGAATCATCCATGTCTGTCAAGTTGGAAACGGGTGTAATTTCGATTTTTCCGATGTTTCAAAAAGACCATCCTACCACTTTCCGACTTTTGGAAATATATGCCAGTAAAGAGGCGTATCAAAGTCATTTGAAAACACCTCATTTTCTACATTACAAAAAGGCAACTTTACACATGGTAAAATCTCTTAAATTGGTAGAAATGAGCACGCTTGACCCTAAAAGTATGCCTTTGATTTTTTCGAAAATGAAATAA
- a CDS encoding gluconate 2-dehydrogenase subunit 3 family protein: MNRREVIKNIALMLGGTFSAPTVIAMSHWEMATKVNSNIAAFSLTATQQKIVAEIAELIIPRTDTDTPGEASPGAKDVGVPAFIEMMLKDCYAQAEHLSFLEGLSSIEQAKFLEMNESERHGVLKYLEQETKAEMKARQVKQTKMGDNDDHEDIKKVPKGLPFWRLMKELTLLGYFTSEAGIKASFEYVQIPGKVENIKLKPNQKSYSY, encoded by the coding sequence ATGAACCGAAGAGAAGTCATTAAAAATATAGCCTTGATGTTGGGGGGAACATTCTCTGCTCCAACAGTCATTGCGATGAGTCATTGGGAAATGGCGACAAAAGTCAATTCCAATATTGCAGCATTTAGTCTAACAGCAACGCAACAAAAAATTGTTGCCGAAATTGCTGAATTGATTATCCCAAGAACCGATACCGATACGCCCGGCGAGGCGTCGCCCGGAGCAAAAGATGTGGGCGTACCTGCTTTTATCGAAATGATGCTCAAAGATTGCTACGCTCAAGCCGAGCATTTGAGTTTTTTAGAAGGTTTAAGCTCGATAGAACAAGCCAAATTCTTGGAAATGAATGAAAGCGAACGCCATGGAGTGCTTAAATATTTGGAACAAGAAACCAAAGCCGAAATGAAAGCTCGCCAAGTAAAACAAACCAAAATGGGCGATAACGACGACCACGAGGACATCAAAAAAGTACCAAAAGGGCTGCCTTTCTGGCGATTAATGAAAGAATTAACCTTATTGGGCTATTTCACTTCCGAAGCTGGTATCAAGGCTTCTTTTGAGTACGTACAGATTCCGGGGAAAGTTGAAAATATCAAATTGAAGCCTAACCAAAAATCATATTCGTATTGA
- a CDS encoding Crp/Fnr family transcriptional regulator: MEKLRTHIQHIAPINDEEFEEIKTHFTVKRVRKGQYLLSEGDEVKHEYFVLSGIYKVFYIDGQEKEYILQFAQENWWMSDYPSFFKRKEATMYIECLVEGEVLCLTLDSREKLSATFHKMEHFFRVKLTNGYVALQLRIKLLLSGTPQQRYEEFARLYPNLMQQIPKKLIAEFLGVSRETLSRLYQ, translated from the coding sequence ATGGAAAAACTACGAACACATATTCAACATATTGCTCCTATCAATGATGAGGAGTTTGAAGAAATCAAAACGCACTTTACAGTCAAAAGAGTTAGGAAAGGACAATACCTTCTCAGCGAAGGCGACGAAGTAAAACACGAGTACTTTGTGCTATCAGGGATTTATAAGGTATTTTATATTGACGGACAAGAGAAAGAGTATATTTTACAATTTGCTCAAGAAAATTGGTGGATGTCGGATTACCCTTCTTTCTTCAAAAGAAAAGAAGCAACCATGTATATCGAATGCTTAGTTGAAGGTGAAGTATTATGTTTGACTTTGGACAGCAGAGAAAAGCTTTCTGCAACTTTTCATAAAATGGAGCATTTTTTCAGGGTAAAACTGACCAATGGATATGTGGCACTACAATTAAGAATCAAGCTTTTATTGTCGGGAACACCCCAGCAGCGTTACGAGGAATTTGCAAGACTATACCCCAACCTCATGCAACAAATACCTAAAAAATTAATCGCAGAGTTTTTGGGCGTAAGCCGAGAAACCCTCAGCCGTTTGTATCAATGA
- a CDS encoding GMC oxidoreductase: MNLNIKANKNNTFDAIVVGSGMTGGFAAKELTEKGLNVLMIERGREIKHPQDYDTAMKEPWDFEHRGKIPTHSAEELWANKRFGNLANEETGGHFTNDKNNPYIEKRPFDWIRAYHTGGKSMHWGRQSYRFNRQDFEANAKEGVGIDWPIRYEDLEPWYTHVEKFVGVSGQKEGLDVLPDGHFLPAMPLFAPELHFKKMMLDKFNRPVTVGRVANLSQPQEIHTKLGRASCQYRNKCARGCPYGAYYSSLSGAIPAANLTKRLSILHDSIVSEIIYDEQKQRATGVRVINQNTMQVEEFFAKIIFLNAGAMNTAALLLNSKSSRFTNGLGNDSDQVGRNIMDHHLGVGATATIEGFLDDYVYGQRPNALYIPRFRNWGNDKQAYLRGFGYQGGASREGWTRGVNADGFGADFKKDLTKPGQWTIGFGGFGEVLPNPENRMYLDPTRKDKWGVPMIVFDAAFGENEIMMRKDIMNSAMEMMDAAGFKNITGYNRPEVHLGLGIHEMGTARMGRDPKTSVLNAFNQVHSVKNVFVTDGAAMTSSSCVNPSITYMALTARAADYAVKALKKREL, encoded by the coding sequence ATGAATTTGAATATAAAAGCCAATAAAAATAATACTTTTGATGCGATAGTGGTGGGTTCGGGTATGACGGGTGGCTTCGCCGCAAAAGAACTGACGGAAAAAGGGCTGAATGTGTTGATGATAGAGCGTGGTCGTGAAATTAAGCATCCGCAAGATTATGACACCGCCATGAAAGAACCTTGGGATTTTGAGCATCGTGGAAAAATACCAACACATTCGGCTGAGGAACTTTGGGCCAATAAGCGTTTCGGGAATTTAGCCAATGAAGAAACTGGCGGACATTTTACCAATGATAAAAATAATCCGTATATAGAGAAACGTCCTTTCGACTGGATTCGTGCCTATCATACTGGCGGAAAGTCAATGCACTGGGGACGACAGTCGTACCGATTTAATAGACAAGATTTTGAAGCCAATGCCAAAGAAGGTGTAGGCATAGATTGGCCAATCAGATATGAGGATTTAGAGCCGTGGTACACTCATGTAGAAAAATTTGTAGGCGTTAGCGGTCAAAAAGAAGGCTTAGATGTTTTGCCCGACGGACATTTCTTGCCTGCCATGCCATTATTTGCTCCAGAACTTCATTTCAAAAAAATGATGCTTGACAAATTCAATCGTCCCGTAACCGTTGGGCGTGTGGCAAACCTTTCGCAACCACAAGAAATACATACCAAATTGGGCAGGGCTTCGTGTCAGTATCGCAATAAATGTGCTCGTGGCTGTCCGTATGGTGCATATTACAGTTCTTTATCAGGGGCAATTCCAGCAGCCAACCTGACCAAACGATTGAGTATTTTGCATGATAGCATCGTTTCGGAAATTATTTATGACGAACAAAAACAAAGAGCCACAGGCGTGCGTGTGATTAACCAAAACACCATGCAAGTAGAAGAGTTTTTTGCCAAAATTATCTTCTTGAATGCAGGTGCTATGAATACAGCGGCTTTATTGCTCAATTCTAAGTCAAGTCGTTTTACGAATGGTTTAGGAAACGATAGCGACCAAGTAGGCAGAAATATCATGGATCATCACTTGGGCGTTGGGGCTACGGCAACGATTGAGGGATTTTTGGATGACTATGTTTATGGACAACGCCCGAATGCTCTGTACATTCCACGTTTCCGAAATTGGGGAAATGATAAACAAGCTTATCTCAGAGGCTTTGGTTATCAGGGCGGAGCAAGCCGTGAAGGCTGGACCAGAGGCGTAAATGCTGATGGTTTTGGAGCAGATTTCAAAAAAGATTTAACCAAACCAGGACAATGGACAATTGGCTTTGGTGGTTTTGGAGAAGTATTACCGAATCCAGAAAATCGTATGTACCTCGACCCTACCCGTAAAGATAAATGGGGCGTACCAATGATTGTTTTTGATGCCGCCTTCGGCGAAAACGAAATCATGATGCGAAAAGATATTATGAATTCGGCTATGGAAATGATGGACGCTGCAGGCTTCAAGAATATTACTGGCTACAACCGCCCAGAAGTACATTTAGGCTTGGGTATTCACGAAATGGGAACTGCTCGTATGGGTCGTGATCCCAAAACGTCGGTATTGAATGCTTTCAACCAAGTGCATTCGGTAAAAAATGTTTTCGTGACCGATGGTGCTGCGATGACTTCGTCTTCTTGTGTCAATCCTTCTATTACTTACATGGCTTTAACTGCTCGTGCAGCCGATTATGCCGTGAAAGCCTTGAAGAAAAGAGAGCTTTAG
- a CDS encoding type 1 glutamine amidotransferase domain-containing protein, producing the protein METKVLIIASNANAIGPNNRRTGTFLPEIAHPYAEFKRAGYQIDFATLTGDTPYLDALSLADDPDNLAFLVGDGWAKMQKATKLSDVDVSQYDAIFVPGGLAPMVDMVEEPLLKKVIAETYERGAVVGAVCHGPVSLLNVKLSDGSYLVNGKNIASFTTAEEDNYARPDVSFDLQTALTEQGAIFHAAEPWSANSIADGHIVTGQNPASAKGVAEKMIAILAA; encoded by the coding sequence ATGGAAACTAAAGTATTAATCATCGCTTCAAATGCCAATGCAATTGGCCCTAATAATAGAAGAACAGGCACATTTTTACCTGAAATAGCTCATCCTTATGCCGAATTTAAAAGAGCTGGCTACCAAATTGATTTTGCCACATTAACAGGCGACACTCCCTATTTGGATGCTTTATCTCTAGCCGACGACCCCGATAATTTGGCTTTCTTAGTAGGTGATGGTTGGGCTAAAATGCAAAAAGCCACAAAATTATCGGACGTTGATGTAAGTCAATATGATGCTATTTTCGTTCCTGGAGGTTTGGCACCAATGGTAGATATGGTTGAAGAACCTCTGTTGAAAAAAGTAATTGCCGAAACTTACGAACGTGGTGCTGTGGTAGGGGCTGTGTGTCATGGGCCTGTTTCGTTATTGAATGTAAAATTAAGCGATGGAAGCTACTTGGTAAATGGTAAAAATATTGCTTCGTTTACCACAGCAGAAGAAGACAATTACGCTCGCCCTGATGTGTCATTCGACCTACAAACAGCACTAACTGAGCAAGGAGCTATCTTCCATGCTGCCGAACCTTGGTCAGCCAATAGTATCGCCGACGGCCACATTGTAACTGGTCAAAATCCAGCTTCTGCCAAAGGTGTTGCCGAAAAAATGATTGCTATTTTGGCTGCCTAG
- a CDS encoding putative quinol monooxygenase, whose amino-acid sequence MNSSIIFVFAKWQVAENQLPNVLELLSEVAQKSRTESGNLFYKVHQSQTEPNTLLLSEAYKDESALNEHRNSEHFQSIVVGKIVPLLANREVYLTHEIL is encoded by the coding sequence ATGAACTCAAGTATAATTTTTGTATTCGCTAAATGGCAGGTTGCAGAAAACCAATTGCCAAACGTATTAGAACTTTTAAGTGAAGTTGCCCAAAAAAGTAGGACAGAATCTGGCAATCTGTTTTATAAAGTTCATCAAAGCCAAACAGAGCCAAATACCTTACTACTATCAGAAGCGTATAAAGATGAGAGTGCCTTGAACGAACATAGAAATTCAGAACATTTCCAAAGCATTGTTGTCGGCAAAATTGTACCCCTTTTGGCAAATAGAGAGGTTTATTTGACCCATGAAATCTTGTAG
- a CDS encoding TolC family protein yields the protein MKTQNKKLTLQCLGFLFFALSFSACVGPANFVEKKVNKNTPESFNNSLDTTNTAKTVWKSYFTDPYLSALIDTALHNNQELNITLQEIEIAQNEIKARKGEYLPFVNLGGGAGVEKASRYTSQGASDAMSQIRAGKETPEVLPNMYVGAFASWEVDIWHKLRNARKVAVANYLASVEGKNFLVTNLVAEIANSYYELMSLDNQLDIIKKNIDILNNALSIIKQEKQAAKVTELAVRRFEAEVYKTQSLQYEIQQKIIETENRINFLVGRFPQHVQRDSQNFNALVPSKMYAGVPSQLLENRPDIKQAELKLGAAKLDISIAKANFYPSLGLSAAFGFRSYSPLYLASIPQALVASLAGDLAGPLINKNAITATYKNANAKQIQAVYNYERTMLNAYIEVANQLSNIDNLEKNYAMKNNQVQALTQSTDISIKLFKSARADYMEVLLTQRDVLESKMELIETRMRQMNALVNTYRALGGGWN from the coding sequence ATGAAAACACAAAATAAAAAACTCACCCTTCAATGCTTAGGCTTTTTGTTCTTTGCATTATCGTTTTCGGCTTGTGTTGGTCCAGCTAACTTCGTTGAAAAAAAAGTTAATAAGAATACTCCAGAGAGCTTTAATAACTCTCTGGATACCACCAATACGGCCAAAACTGTATGGAAAAGTTATTTTACAGATCCATATTTGTCTGCCCTGATAGACACAGCCTTACACAATAATCAGGAATTAAATATTACATTACAAGAAATAGAAATTGCTCAGAACGAAATAAAAGCACGAAAAGGGGAGTATTTACCTTTCGTAAATTTGGGTGGTGGTGCAGGTGTAGAAAAAGCCTCAAGATACACTAGCCAAGGAGCAAGTGATGCTATGTCACAAATCAGAGCTGGTAAAGAAACCCCTGAGGTTTTGCCCAATATGTATGTCGGGGCTTTTGCCAGCTGGGAAGTCGATATTTGGCACAAACTTCGCAATGCGAGAAAAGTGGCTGTAGCTAATTATCTAGCGTCTGTTGAAGGTAAGAATTTCTTGGTAACGAATTTGGTTGCCGAAATTGCCAATTCGTATTATGAATTGATGTCGCTCGATAACCAGCTTGATATTATCAAAAAGAATATCGACATTCTTAATAATGCGTTATCTATTATTAAGCAAGAAAAACAGGCCGCAAAGGTAACGGAATTAGCAGTACGGAGGTTTGAAGCAGAGGTTTATAAAACACAAAGCCTTCAGTACGAAATCCAACAAAAGATTATTGAAACTGAAAACCGTATCAATTTTCTTGTAGGTAGGTTTCCACAGCATGTTCAGCGTGATTCTCAAAATTTCAACGCATTAGTTCCTAGTAAAATGTATGCGGGTGTTCCATCTCAGTTACTAGAGAATCGACCAGATATTAAGCAAGCAGAATTGAAGTTAGGAGCAGCCAAGTTAGATATAAGTATAGCCAAAGCTAATTTTTATCCATCGTTGGGGCTTTCTGCAGCTTTTGGTTTTAGGTCGTATAGTCCTTTGTATTTGGCAAGTATTCCACAAGCTTTGGTAGCTTCTTTAGCAGGCGACTTAGCAGGGCCATTAATCAACAAAAATGCTATTACAGCCACTTATAAAAATGCCAATGCCAAGCAGATTCAGGCCGTTTATAACTATGAGCGTACTATGTTAAACGCCTATATTGAAGTAGCTAATCAGTTGTCGAATATTGATAACCTCGAAAAAAACTACGCGATGAAAAACAATCAGGTGCAAGCCCTAACGCAATCTACCGACATATCAATCAAGCTATTCAAATCGGCCAGAGCAGACTATATGGAAGTATTGTTGACCCAACGTGATGTATTGGAGTCAAAAATGGAGCTTATAGAAACCAGAATGCGACAAATGAATGCTTTGGTAAATACCTACCGAGCACTCGGTGGTGGATGGAATTGA
- a CDS encoding glycoside hydrolase family 35 protein, which translates to MKKYLFWVLFILTINNTFAQKKHTFELEKDQFLLDNKPYQIISAEMHPARIPFQYWRHRIKMAKAMGCNTIAAYVFWNYHEEKQGVFDFTSENHNIVKFIKMAQEEGLWVLLRPGPYVCAEWDFGGLPAWLLKTPDIKLRCLDPVYMQAVTRYIKKLSTLVAPLQISKGGPILMVQVENEYGSYGNDQQYIATLAKLWRSNGINVPFYTADGPTAFMLEAGAIDGAAIGLDSGSSEQDFKEAQKHNPNVPAFSSESYPGWLTHWGEKWARPDTAGLLKEIKFLLDTKRSVNFYVAHGGTNFGYWAGANAFKPTEYQPDITSYDYDAPISEDGSPKPKFFALRNLIGKYVKNIPDLPTPPVSSIEIPTIQLSTMTSVWDNLPKAIYSPQPKPMEAYGQNSGFMLYRTKLIGHKSGSLTITEPHDYATVFLNGKYIGHIFRDGGNWTIQLPKSDVKDPILEIFVEGMGRINFAQYMIDRKGITDRVTLNGMTLMNWETFLLPFDSNYLKNLKNTTATTNRQGVFFKGSFDLTEAGDTYLDMSQWKKGIVWVNGRNLGKYWDKGPQQRLYCPGVWLKKGKNEIIVFDTHQTESSPVKGYKSME; encoded by the coding sequence ATGAAAAAATACCTGTTTTGGGTTCTGTTTATTCTTACCATTAACAACACTTTTGCTCAAAAAAAACATACATTCGAGTTGGAGAAAGACCAATTTCTATTAGATAATAAACCATATCAAATTATTTCGGCCGAAATGCACCCTGCCCGAATACCTTTTCAATACTGGAGGCACCGTATCAAAATGGCCAAAGCCATGGGTTGTAATACTATTGCGGCATACGTTTTCTGGAACTATCATGAAGAAAAACAAGGCGTATTTGATTTTACTTCCGAAAACCATAACATCGTAAAATTTATCAAAATGGCTCAGGAAGAAGGTTTATGGGTACTTTTACGTCCAGGGCCTTATGTTTGTGCTGAATGGGATTTTGGTGGACTGCCAGCATGGTTGCTAAAAACCCCCGATATTAAATTACGTTGCCTCGACCCTGTGTATATGCAGGCTGTTACAAGGTACATCAAAAAACTATCGACTTTGGTAGCTCCTTTACAAATATCAAAAGGTGGGCCAATTTTGATGGTACAAGTTGAAAATGAATACGGAAGTTATGGGAATGACCAGCAATATATTGCCACTTTGGCAAAGCTATGGAGAAGTAACGGTATCAATGTGCCGTTTTATACAGCCGACGGCCCAACCGCCTTTATGCTCGAAGCAGGAGCAATCGATGGTGCAGCCATTGGTTTAGATTCAGGCTCTAGTGAACAAGATTTTAAGGAAGCCCAAAAACATAATCCTAATGTGCCAGCCTTCAGCAGTGAGTCGTACCCAGGTTGGCTTACTCACTGGGGCGAAAAATGGGCAAGACCCGATACCGCTGGTTTATTGAAAGAAATCAAATTTTTGCTAGATACCAAAAGGTCTGTCAATTTTTATGTAGCTCATGGTGGAACAAACTTTGGCTATTGGGCGGGGGCCAATGCCTTTAAGCCTACCGAATACCAACCCGATATTACTAGCTACGACTACGATGCTCCAATTAGCGAAGATGGTAGCCCTAAACCAAAGTTTTTTGCTCTTCGTAATTTGATTGGGAAATATGTAAAAAATATTCCTGATTTACCTACACCGCCTGTGTCGAGTATCGAAATCCCAACAATTCAGCTCAGTACCATGACTTCGGTGTGGGACAATCTCCCCAAAGCTATTTATTCGCCTCAGCCCAAACCAATGGAGGCTTACGGACAAAATAGTGGTTTTATGTTATATCGTACCAAACTTATCGGTCATAAAAGTGGTAGTTTGACGATTACCGAGCCACACGACTATGCAACGGTATTTTTAAATGGAAAATATATAGGGCATATTTTCCGTGATGGTGGTAATTGGACCATCCAATTACCTAAATCTGATGTAAAAGATCCTATATTAGAAATCTTTGTAGAAGGAATGGGGCGTATCAATTTTGCTCAATACATGATTGACCGAAAAGGTATTACCGACCGTGTAACCCTGAACGGAATGACGTTGATGAATTGGGAAACCTTTTTGCTGCCTTTCGACAGTAATTATCTCAAAAACCTTAAAAACACCACCGCTACCACCAACAGGCAAGGCGTATTTTTTAAAGGCTCATTCGACTTGACCGAAGCAGGAGATACCTATTTAGATATGAGTCAATGGAAAAAAGGGATTGTTTGGGTAAATGGTAGAAACCTTGGAAAATATTGGGACAAAGGGCCTCAACAAAGACTGTACTGCCCAGGCGTTTGGCTAAAAAAAGGGAAAAATGAAATTATCGTTTTTGACACACACCAAACAGAAAGTAGCCCAGTAAAAGGCTATAAGTCAATGGAATAG
- a CDS encoding TetR/AcrR family transcriptional regulator has product MARTKEFNEMEVLDKAIDLFWFKGYNGASMQDVVDSLGLSRSSIYDTFGDKYQLYIASLEQYRKQAAGGLINMVTQSTNPLQTIQQLFEMLSNDSVNAVCNKGCFMTNSTIELAPHDPQIHKIVKDNMQDIEEAFYNLVKKGQDLREITNKQDARALARFLFNTISGIRVAAKSGAGKAVYQDIIEVTLSVLR; this is encoded by the coding sequence ATGGCAAGAACGAAAGAATTTAACGAAATGGAGGTCTTAGACAAAGCAATAGACCTGTTTTGGTTTAAGGGTTATAATGGAGCCTCGATGCAGGATGTCGTAGATTCATTGGGCTTGAGCCGTTCAAGTATCTATGATACTTTTGGTGATAAATACCAATTGTATATTGCTTCCCTAGAACAGTACCGAAAACAAGCCGCTGGAGGTTTGATTAATATGGTAACACAATCCACTAATCCTTTACAGACCATACAACAGCTTTTTGAAATGCTCTCTAACGATAGCGTTAATGCTGTTTGTAACAAGGGCTGTTTTATGACCAACAGTACTATTGAATTAGCACCACACGACCCCCAAATTCATAAAATCGTCAAAGATAATATGCAAGATATAGAAGAAGCTTTTTATAATCTTGTAAAAAAAGGACAGGACTTGCGGGAAATTACTAACAAACAAGATGCAAGAGCCCTCGCTCGCTTTCTGTTCAATACGATTTCTGGAATCAGAGTTGCCGCAAAATCAGGGGCTGGAAAAGCTGTTTATCAAGATATTATCGAGGTTACTCTTTCGGTACTCCGCTAA